A single region of the Falco cherrug isolate bFalChe1 unplaced genomic scaffold, bFalChe1.pri scaffold_41, whole genome shotgun sequence genome encodes:
- the LOC129735143 gene encoding ankyrin repeat domain-containing protein 26-like, whose product MEVTDGPGLTHSSDPTSEDVRLEASTYKETMLLLEELGVVHMGSATLLKMQNILLEYERRIERQKNQYKALSREVRKLEDEREESQFRAEKTQDLKSVLAHQEAEWKRDIQSLKCSLKQEEEKRLRVEVLCEKRREDLRRKEDQYCKEMEEKQKLELQSRNLEMELRTLRKLLKQESSTDREQDLLYKNQLLQDEIAVLRLELTQFKNLNFICHQKAMLNEDFPENVMNAFACKSSSIVTSLTCKKPTRACLCSCVKLKAKLTG is encoded by the exons ATGGAAGTAACTGATGGCCCTGGTTTAACTCACTCATCTGACCCAACTTCAGAGGATGTCCGGTTGGAAGCTTCAACCTACAAGGAGACTatgctgctgttggaagagCTTGGTGTGGTTCATATGG GTTCTGCTACtttgttgaaaatgcaaaacatacttCTTGAATATGAACGGAGAATAGAACgtcagaaaaatcagtataaaGCGCTCTCAAGAGAAGTAAGGAAATTGGAAGACGAAAGGGAGGAGTCACAGTTCAGAGCGGAGAAGACTCAAGATTTGAAATCCGTGTTGGCTCACCaagaagcagaatggaaaagggATATCCAAAGCCTTAA ATgttctttgaaacaagaagaagaaaagaggctcAGAGTAGAAGTGCTgtgtgagaaaaggagagaagaccTCCGAAGGAAAGAAGATCAATATTGTaaagagatggaggagaaacagaaacttgagtTACAGTCTAGGAATTTAGAAATGGAATTAAGAACACTGAGAAAGCTCTTGAAACAG GAATCCAGCACTGATAGAGAACAGGATCTGTTGTACAAGAATCAGTTACTACAAGATGAGATTGCTGTGCTAAGGCTAGAACTCACTCAA TTCAAGAACTTGAACTTCATTTGTCAtcaaaaagcaatgctgaacGAAGATTTCCCAGAGAACGTGATGAATGCCTTTGCTTGCAAGTCGAGCTCCATCGTGACCTCTCTGACGTGCAAGAAACCAACAAGagcttgtctctgcagctgtgtaaagctaaaagcaaagctaacaGGCTAG